A single region of the Streptomyces sp. NBC_01262 genome encodes:
- a CDS encoding GNAT family N-acetyltransferase, whose protein sequence is MAETVFLRRLSRWQAEGQREAFADMFVAAYDDGPGGEYLDRRDFLRRFADYVQHPGFDMMIASEAGALVGCACGYREGSAGDSWPGHEEFAAAGQVFTVVEMMVLPSHRRRGVATRLLQQLLTRHDAGLATVRVERTNAAALAAYGAWGWTRADNSEVYETWSRSLG, encoded by the coding sequence ATGGCGGAGACGGTTTTCCTGCGGCGGCTCAGCAGATGGCAGGCCGAAGGGCAGCGCGAGGCTTTCGCGGACATGTTTGTGGCGGCCTACGACGACGGGCCCGGCGGGGAGTACCTGGACCGGCGCGACTTCCTGCGGCGCTTCGCCGACTACGTCCAGCACCCGGGCTTCGACATGATGATCGCCAGCGAGGCGGGCGCGCTGGTCGGCTGCGCCTGCGGCTACCGCGAGGGCAGCGCCGGCGATTCCTGGCCGGGGCACGAGGAGTTCGCGGCCGCCGGCCAGGTCTTCACCGTGGTCGAGATGATGGTGCTGCCCTCCCACCGCCGCCGCGGGGTCGCCACCCGGCTGCTGCAGCAACTGCTCACCCGCCACGACGCGGGGCTCGCCACGGTGCGCGTCGAGCGTACGAATGCCGCGGCTCTGGCGGCGTACGGGGCCTGGGGCTGGACGCGGGCCGACAACTCCGAGGTGTACGAGACCTGGAGCCGCAGTCTGGGCTGA
- a CDS encoding cold-shock protein produces the protein MATGTVKWFNAEKGFGFIEQDGGGADVFAHYSNIATSGFRELQEGQKVSFDVTQGQKGPQAENIIPV, from the coding sequence ATGGCTACTGGCACCGTGAAGTGGTTCAACGCGGAAAAGGGCTTCGGCTTCATCGAGCAGGACGGCGGCGGCGCCGACGTCTTCGCCCACTACTCCAACATCGCCACTTCCGGCTTCCGTGAGCTGCAGGAAGGCCAGAAGGTCTCCTTCGACGTCACGCAGGGCCAGAAGGGCCCGCAGGCCGAGAACATCATCCCGGTCTGA
- a CDS encoding SCO5918 family protein produces MMRVTIARRHFYIHAIEVEQAMSGVSPEPVSGASVKIGGITYPLMQVGAVVTRQDRRDFSAGEVMRAMRALGFTVENSGS; encoded by the coding sequence ATGATGCGCGTCACCATCGCTCGCCGACACTTCTACATCCACGCGATCGAGGTGGAGCAGGCGATGAGCGGTGTCTCCCCCGAGCCCGTTTCCGGCGCGTCGGTCAAGATCGGTGGCATCACGTACCCGCTCATGCAGGTGGGTGCCGTCGTGACCCGCCAGGACCGGCGCGACTTCAGCGCGGGCGAGGTCATGCGGGCGATGCGGGCGCTGGGTTTCACCGTGGAGAACAGCGGCTCCTGA
- a CDS encoding NUDIX domain-containing protein, with the protein MLPPSALRPATESMTLLVAAVIVHDRQNGRVLLLRRGPGAKFAQGLWDLPTGKADPGEPVTATAVRELREETGLVVDPAALRLAHLIHGAWGVESPNGFLTVVFATDQWSGEPRNAEPAKHSQVRWTDIAAIPAEFVPSTHAALHSYLAGDAAVSLHGWDA; encoded by the coding sequence ATGCTGCCGCCTTCCGCCCTGCGGCCCGCGACCGAGTCGATGACCCTGCTCGTCGCCGCCGTGATCGTCCACGACCGCCAGAACGGTCGGGTCCTGCTCCTGCGGCGCGGCCCCGGCGCCAAGTTCGCCCAGGGCCTGTGGGATCTGCCCACCGGCAAGGCCGATCCCGGTGAGCCGGTCACCGCCACCGCCGTACGCGAACTGCGCGAGGAGACCGGCCTCGTCGTCGACCCGGCCGCCCTGCGCCTCGCCCACCTCATCCACGGCGCCTGGGGCGTCGAATCCCCCAACGGCTTCCTCACCGTCGTCTTCGCCACCGACCAATGGTCAGGCGAGCCCCGCAACGCCGAGCCGGCCAAGCACTCACAGGTGCGGTGGACCGACATCGCCGCGATCCCCGCCGAGTTCGTCCCGAGCACCCACGCCGCCCTGCACAGCTACCTCGCCGGCGACGCTGCGGTCTCCCTGCACGGCTGGGACGCCTGA
- a CDS encoding ribosomal protein L7/L12, with amino-acid sequence MTTLLLIAMLIVLSHVLTVSAMETRFKRLERKLDRALRKLGALEPPPAELEAVYVHLRRGKKIQAIKAYRELTGADLKEAKAAVDRMAD; translated from the coding sequence ATGACTACCCTCCTGCTCATTGCGATGCTCATCGTCCTTTCCCATGTACTGACGGTCTCCGCCATGGAAACCCGGTTCAAGCGCCTGGAGCGCAAACTCGACAGGGCCCTCAGGAAGCTCGGCGCCCTGGAGCCACCGCCGGCCGAGCTTGAGGCCGTCTACGTGCATCTGCGCCGTGGCAAGAAGATCCAGGCCATCAAGGCCTACCGGGAGCTGACCGGCGCGGACCTGAAAGAAGCGAAGGCCGCGGTCGACCGGATGGCCGACTGA
- a CDS encoding VOC family protein, translating to MTDDPDELPTPQAVVPQVAEMRLVVTAEDYNAALAFYRDTLGLPERAAFSSDGGRVTILEAGRATLEIADPPHAAYIDQVEVGHRAAGHIRVAFQVPDAAAATRRAELAGATVVKEPVVTPWNSLNARLEGPAGLQLTLFEELG from the coding sequence ATGACCGATGATCCGGATGAGCTGCCCACCCCTCAGGCAGTGGTTCCCCAAGTCGCCGAAATGCGGCTGGTGGTGACCGCCGAGGACTACAACGCGGCCCTCGCGTTCTACCGCGACACACTGGGCCTACCGGAGCGCGCCGCCTTCAGCTCGGACGGTGGGCGCGTCACCATCCTCGAAGCCGGCCGCGCCACCCTGGAGATCGCCGACCCGCCGCACGCCGCCTACATCGACCAGGTCGAGGTGGGCCACCGCGCCGCAGGCCACATCCGCGTCGCCTTCCAGGTCCCTGACGCAGCGGCAGCCACCCGCCGAGCCGAACTGGCAGGCGCGACCGTGGTCAAGGAGCCGGTGGTGACACCCTGGAATTCCCTCAACGCCCGGCTTGAAGGCCCGGCCGGTCTGCAGCTGACCCTGTTCGAAGAGCTGGGCTGA
- a CDS encoding histidine phosphatase family protein has translation MTEGATRYLYLARHGQALPDESGLTETGRRQAVLLGERLREVPISVVHHGPLARASQTASLIAGQLDGAPLRRSEVAGDYVPYMPDKDELPEETAGYLLRFLDWVTEEDREEGAALAAQALERFTGPAEGPAGEERHELVVTHNFLVGWLVRAALDAPKWRWLGLNHGNAALTVIRYTPGRLPALLSWNDSGHIPAGLRTL, from the coding sequence GTGACAGAAGGTGCGACTCGCTATCTGTATCTCGCGCGGCACGGACAGGCGCTGCCGGACGAGAGCGGGCTCACGGAGACCGGCCGCCGGCAGGCCGTGCTGCTCGGCGAGCGGCTTCGGGAGGTGCCGATATCCGTTGTCCACCACGGGCCGCTGGCACGGGCCTCCCAGACCGCGTCGCTGATAGCCGGGCAGCTGGACGGCGCGCCGCTGCGCCGGTCCGAGGTGGCCGGGGACTACGTCCCGTACATGCCGGACAAGGACGAACTGCCCGAGGAGACGGCCGGATATCTGCTGCGCTTCCTGGACTGGGTCACGGAGGAGGACCGGGAGGAGGGCGCCGCGCTGGCGGCTCAGGCGCTGGAGCGGTTCACCGGCCCGGCCGAAGGTCCGGCCGGAGAAGAGCGCCACGAGCTGGTCGTGACGCACAACTTCCTCGTCGGCTGGCTGGTGCGGGCCGCGCTGGACGCCCCCAAATGGCGCTGGCTGGGTCTCAATCACGGCAACGCGGCACTGACGGTCATCCGGTACACCCCGGGACGGCTGCCGGCGCTGCTGTCCTGGAACGACAGCGGGCACATACCGGCAGGCCTGCGGACGCTGTGA
- a CDS encoding cyclodeaminase/cyclohydrolase family protein, whose translation MRDRTIKDFLEELAARVPAPGGGAAAALHAAQGAALVGMVARYSTGEKYAKHQETVERIIAESDELRAAALRLAEDDAAAFTAVADAYKLPRATDEEKAARSAAIAVSLIGAGRPPAAVIALAERVVVLAAELLPVGNPNVISDVAAASEAARAAATTARVNVEINLSGIRDEQARAELGAAAGAVDDIAALAGHVTEAVRKQIAK comes from the coding sequence ATGCGTGACCGGACGATCAAGGACTTCCTGGAAGAGCTGGCCGCCCGGGTGCCGGCCCCGGGCGGAGGCGCCGCCGCCGCTCTGCACGCGGCGCAGGGCGCGGCGCTGGTGGGCATGGTCGCCCGCTACAGCACGGGCGAGAAGTACGCGAAGCACCAGGAGACGGTCGAGCGGATCATCGCCGAGAGCGATGAACTGCGCGCCGCCGCCCTCCGATTGGCCGAGGACGACGCGGCCGCCTTCACCGCTGTCGCGGACGCTTACAAGCTGCCCAGGGCCACCGACGAGGAGAAAGCGGCCCGCTCGGCCGCCATCGCCGTCTCGCTGATCGGCGCGGGGCGCCCGCCCGCCGCCGTGATCGCGCTCGCCGAGCGGGTAGTGGTGCTGGCGGCCGAGCTGCTGCCGGTCGGCAACCCCAACGTCATCTCGGACGTGGCCGCCGCCAGCGAAGCGGCCCGCGCCGCCGCGACGACCGCCCGCGTGAACGTCGAGATCAACCTCAGCGGCATCAGAGATGAGCAGGCCCGCGCCGAACTGGGCGCCGCGGCGGGCGCGGTGGACGACATCGCCGCCCTCGCGGGGCACGTCACCGAGGCCGTACGCAAGCAGATCGCCAAATGA
- a CDS encoding bifunctional 5,10-methylenetetrahydrofolate dehydrogenase/5,10-methenyltetrahydrofolate cyclohydrolase gives MSAADAAAVLSGKELAASIRTETASRAAALTAAGRPPKLAVVVATADESSAWYVRSIARAAEKAGIGCDIVDLGAGASAEAIRARLAGLSDDRGVHGIILQTPLPDGAALEDLASAISFEKDIDGANPLSLGRLVAGLPAYAPATAGAVVALLDHHKVELTGRHVAVVGRSTVVGKPAAHLLLDRNATVTVCHSRTADLAAVTSAADVVVAAVGRAGLITAAHVRPGAVVIDVGTNPTEDGGLVGDVDAASVSAQAGALTPVPGGVGPVTTALLLQHTVRAAASAV, from the coding sequence ATGAGCGCGGCAGACGCCGCCGCCGTTCTCTCCGGCAAGGAGCTCGCCGCCTCGATCCGTACGGAAACGGCCTCGCGCGCCGCCGCGCTGACGGCGGCGGGCAGGCCGCCGAAGCTGGCGGTCGTCGTCGCCACGGCGGACGAGTCCAGCGCCTGGTACGTCCGCTCCATCGCGCGGGCGGCGGAGAAGGCGGGCATCGGGTGCGACATCGTCGATCTCGGCGCCGGCGCGAGCGCGGAGGCGATCCGCGCCCGGCTCGCCGGGCTCAGCGACGACCGCGGCGTTCACGGGATCATCCTGCAGACCCCGCTCCCGGACGGGGCGGCGCTGGAGGACCTGGCGTCGGCCATCTCCTTCGAGAAGGACATCGACGGCGCGAATCCGCTCAGCCTCGGGCGGCTGGTGGCCGGGCTGCCGGCCTACGCGCCCGCCACCGCCGGAGCCGTCGTGGCGCTGCTTGACCACCACAAGGTCGAGCTGACCGGCCGTCATGTCGCGGTCGTCGGCCGCTCCACCGTGGTCGGCAAGCCCGCCGCACACCTGCTCCTCGACCGGAATGCCACGGTCACGGTCTGCCACTCCCGCACGGCCGACCTGGCCGCTGTCACCTCGGCTGCCGATGTCGTGGTCGCGGCCGTCGGCCGCGCCGGACTGATCACCGCGGCCCATGTGCGCCCCGGCGCCGTCGTGATCGACGTCGGCACCAATCCGACGGAGGACGGCGGGCTGGTCGGCGACGTGGACGCGGCGTCGGTGTCCGCGCAGGCAGGCGCGCTGACGCCGGTGCCGGGCGGGGTCGGTCCAGTGACCACGGCGCTGCTGCTGCAGCACACCGTGCGGGCGGCGGCGAGCGCCGTGTGA